A portion of the uncultured Bacteroides sp. genome contains these proteins:
- a CDS encoding family 43 glycosylhydrolase — protein MRKLRHIFFPLLYFFCYITPTSSQQTAWNAPSNGNPIIPGYFADPTIKKFGDTYYIYATTDGNGGGLGPSVVWTSKDFQNWTMIFMNWPTTYHIWAPDVMQGKDGKYYMYYCEPCKIYCGVSDTPIGPWHNILGDDATVLVPDRFVVNAITLDGQSFVDEDGSTYLYWGTWGIYKGFGCGVGKLSDDMKSFTQTHLIPNTEATDFFEAPFMMKRNGIYYFMYSSGSCHDHTYRVQYATSKVGPMGPFTFGKNNPILSTNADSTIHGPGHHSILQEGDDYYIVYHRHNIPQSTRGMHRQIAIDKLIFSEDGTIERVDAGHLGVGCLQPSTNLSPNLALGKSVKASSYYNESFKPEYAVDDNNATLWRPRTCGKEWIEIDLKKVQPVRRIWTQFEYPTSFYQYLIETSTNGKEWTIFADKRDNRLAGSPMADFGNTKARYVRLTVTGGQKGGQFGAIWNIKVFADNDQNGDLPTPASTKRVGLFLDIKADDYKVGDSIRSIKNRIGKGVFTSETSSLPIVMKGQFKAFAFDSTQWFKSNFSLPETMKDSAPYTLEAWVFNPQANVNECIVDLVSSEGELEKIMLCNGTEPRCGVVCHFGWFEDMGFSEIVKNGGWQHWVITYDGYVEKVYLNGKKMKEKNIVLLLPKGEYITLGKTAIGDWPFTGYLHSLKVYDIPFSEKEIQNGL, from the coding sequence ATGAGAAAGTTACGCCACATATTCTTCCCGTTGCTCTATTTTTTTTGTTACATTACGCCTACTTCATCACAACAGACAGCATGGAATGCTCCGAGCAATGGGAACCCTATTATTCCGGGATACTTTGCCGATCCTACGATTAAGAAGTTCGGTGATACTTATTATATCTATGCAACGACTGATGGGAATGGAGGAGGATTAGGTCCATCGGTGGTGTGGACGTCTAAGGATTTTCAGAACTGGACGATGATATTCATGAACTGGCCGACGACCTATCATATCTGGGCACCGGACGTGATGCAAGGAAAAGATGGTAAATACTACATGTACTACTGCGAACCTTGTAAAATCTATTGCGGCGTTTCGGACACACCCATAGGCCCTTGGCATAATATATTAGGAGATGATGCAACGGTATTGGTTCCCGATCGGTTTGTAGTTAATGCTATAACTCTGGATGGGCAGTCATTTGTTGATGAAGATGGCTCCACGTATCTTTATTGGGGTACTTGGGGCATTTACAAAGGTTTTGGTTGCGGAGTAGGTAAACTTTCGGATGATATGAAAAGCTTTACCCAAACACACCTCATCCCCAACACGGAGGCTACGGATTTCTTTGAAGCTCCTTTTATGATGAAAAGAAATGGAATCTATTATTTCATGTATTCATCGGGATCTTGTCATGACCATACGTATCGTGTGCAATATGCCACTAGCAAGGTAGGACCAATGGGTCCATTCACCTTTGGAAAGAATAATCCAATCTTATCAACGAATGCAGATAGTACCATACATGGACCGGGTCACCACAGCATTCTTCAAGAGGGTGATGACTACTACATCGTGTATCACCGACACAACATCCCACAGTCTACTCGCGGAATGCATCGGCAGATAGCGATTGATAAACTGATCTTCAGTGAAGACGGAACAATAGAAAGGGTAGATGCCGGACACCTGGGAGTTGGCTGCTTACAGCCGTCAACCAATCTTTCTCCTAATCTTGCACTGGGTAAATCAGTGAAAGCGTCTTCGTATTACAATGAATCTTTTAAACCGGAATACGCAGTAGACGATAACAACGCAACTCTGTGGAGACCTCGTACTTGTGGAAAAGAGTGGATTGAAATTGATTTAAAGAAGGTTCAACCCGTACGTCGCATTTGGACACAGTTTGAATATCCGACCTCTTTTTATCAATACCTGATAGAGACTTCTACGAACGGCAAAGAGTGGACCATCTTTGCAGACAAGCGAGACAATCGGCTGGCAGGTAGTCCAATGGCCGACTTTGGCAATACAAAGGCTCGCTACGTACGATTAACTGTGACGGGTGGGCAAAAGGGTGGACAGTTCGGAGCAATATGGAATATCAAAGTATTTGCTGATAACGATCAGAACGGGGATCTCCCAACTCCGGCATCAACTAAACGAGTAGGATTGTTCCTTGATATCAAAGCTGACGACTACAAAGTAGGTGATTCCATTAGAAGCATAAAGAATCGCATAGGTAAAGGAGTATTTACAAGCGAAACATCTTCACTGCCCATCGTAATGAAAGGCCAATTCAAAGCATTTGCTTTTGACAGCACACAGTGGTTTAAATCAAACTTCAGTCTGCCCGAAACAATGAAAGACAGTGCTCCATATACGCTCGAAGCATGGGTTTTTAATCCGCAAGCCAACGTAAACGAATGCATTGTCGATCTGGTTTCATCGGAAGGAGAATTGGAAAAGATCATGCTATGTAACGGCACGGAACCACGATGCGGCGTCGTTTGCCACTTTGGATGGTTTGAAGATATGGGCTTTTCTGAAATAGTGAAGAACGGAGGGTGGCAACATTGGGTCATTACTTACGATGGATACGTAGAAAAAGTATATCTTAATGGGAAAAAGATGAAGGAAAAAAATATTGTATTACTTTTGCCTAAGGGAGAATACATCACACTTGGCAAAACAGCTATTGGTGACTGGCCTTTTACAGGTTATCTTCACTCTTTAAAAGTATATGATATACCTTTTAGTGAAAAAGAGATTCAAAACGGATTATAA
- a CDS encoding DUF6055 domain-containing protein: MIQIKSRIQIISLTLLMISSCSKAQDATGIPVPPGKSIYIPKDLQGVDLQNPESKWNYHCMAYTDNFVVFWEKGFGNDLSNPPQLEGHSMKVDLPNLMKKLESFYRYYRETLQFTKSGSKCDKYRMMVMINYSLDGTAYGGDYDSEIGALWIAPNRVQDEKLNCIAHELGHSFQSQISCDGEGEAWGGCGFFEMTSQWMLWQVNPEWIADEEYHWTAFNKLTHKAYLHLENIYHSPYVLEYWSVKQGLPFIAELYRQGKRGEDPVITYKRLTGQTQEQFCDEMFDACSHFINWDFKRVWKETRPYANRYTTHLEAAAQQGWYRVAQDNCPENYGFNAIPLSVPQPGNTVNVDFDGEAGIEGYAAVNTNKAGWRYGFVAVTQDGKSIYSEMKRDATGSLSYTISKDTPPPAHLWLVVMGAPTEHWMNPGAEEKDAQWPYRIRVTGSELLNK, from the coding sequence ATGATACAGATTAAATCACGTATACAAATAATATCACTCACTCTTTTGATGATCAGCAGTTGCTCTAAAGCTCAAGATGCGACAGGAATACCGGTACCACCGGGTAAATCCATTTACATACCTAAAGATTTGCAAGGAGTGGACCTGCAAAATCCCGAGAGCAAGTGGAATTATCATTGCATGGCATATACAGATAATTTTGTTGTTTTCTGGGAGAAAGGTTTTGGCAATGATCTATCTAATCCACCACAATTAGAAGGGCATTCGATGAAAGTGGATCTACCTAATCTAATGAAAAAGCTGGAAAGCTTTTATCGCTATTACCGAGAGACATTACAATTTACCAAATCTGGTTCTAAATGTGACAAGTACCGCATGATGGTAATGATCAATTATTCACTTGATGGTACGGCTTACGGTGGAGATTACGACAGCGAAATCGGTGCATTATGGATTGCACCCAATCGTGTTCAAGACGAAAAGCTAAACTGCATCGCTCACGAACTTGGACATAGCTTCCAATCACAAATCTCCTGTGACGGGGAAGGAGAAGCATGGGGTGGATGCGGATTTTTCGAGATGACTTCACAATGGATGCTTTGGCAGGTAAACCCAGAATGGATTGCTGACGAAGAATATCATTGGACTGCTTTCAACAAATTGACTCACAAGGCTTATCTTCACCTAGAGAATATCTACCATTCTCCTTACGTACTGGAATATTGGAGCGTCAAACAAGGTTTGCCTTTCATTGCTGAACTTTATCGACAAGGTAAAAGAGGTGAAGACCCCGTAATCACCTATAAACGTTTGACCGGACAAACTCAAGAACAATTCTGTGATGAAATGTTTGATGCTTGCAGCCATTTCATCAATTGGGATTTTAAACGTGTTTGGAAAGAGACCCGTCCGTATGCAAACCGCTATACTACGCATCTAGAGGCAGCAGCCCAACAGGGATGGTATCGGGTTGCACAAGATAATTGCCCGGAGAACTACGGTTTTAACGCAATACCCTTATCCGTTCCTCAGCCCGGAAATACGGTTAATGTAGATTTCGATGGAGAAGCCGGAATAGAAGGATATGCAGCGGTCAATACTAACAAAGCCGGTTGGCGCTATGGTTTTGTAGCTGTGACACAAGATGGGAAATCCATTTATAGCGAGATGAAGCGTGACGCAACTGGCTCCCTTAGTTATACCATATCGAAAGATACTCCACCACCGGCACATCTGTGGTTAGTTGTTATGGGGGCTCCAACAGAACATTGGATGAATCCCGGAGCAGAAGAGAAGGATGCACAGTGGCCGTATCGAATAAGAGTGACGGGCAGCGAATTGCTGAACAAATAG
- a CDS encoding glycoside hydrolase family 27 protein — translation MKTTYLVLCVIFSISNLQAQMFFGEKKNITDSVFMSLAPTPPMGWNSWNKFGCNVSETLLKEMADAMCASGMRDAGYEYIVIDDCWQIGRDEEGNILVDPKRFPSGMKSLADYIHSKGLKLGVYSCAGSYTCQGRPGSRGYQFQDARQYAKWGVDYLKYDWCSSEGQNAEAAYRTMSDALKQSGRPIVFSICEWGENQPWKWGKGIGHLWRVTPDIRDCYQCKFDWGGVGVLEIIDIMAELYPYAGPGHWNDAEMLEIGNGGMTKDEYITHFSMWAMLAAPLMAGNDLRSMNQETKEILTNKEVIAVNQDSLGNQARRFMDMGDHEIWAKELSNGETAICFLNRGESSWKLNYDWEKNTIYYMQSINMNKKEYSIRDLWQHKSIGTTRTKLIMELPAHGSLLVRLTPKN, via the coding sequence ATGAAAACAACATATTTAGTTTTATGTGTCATCTTCTCGATAAGCAATCTGCAGGCTCAGATGTTCTTCGGTGAAAAAAAGAATATCACAGATTCTGTATTTATGTCTTTAGCTCCAACTCCACCCATGGGATGGAACAGCTGGAACAAATTTGGTTGTAATGTTAGTGAGACTCTCCTTAAAGAAATGGCTGATGCCATGTGTGCATCAGGAATGAGAGATGCCGGATACGAATATATTGTCATTGACGACTGTTGGCAAATAGGGAGAGATGAAGAAGGAAACATCCTAGTAGACCCAAAACGTTTCCCCTCAGGAATGAAATCACTAGCCGACTACATCCATTCCAAAGGATTAAAACTTGGCGTTTATTCATGTGCGGGATCATACACTTGCCAAGGTAGACCCGGTAGTAGAGGATATCAGTTTCAAGATGCCCGCCAATACGCCAAATGGGGAGTTGACTATTTGAAATATGATTGGTGTTCCAGCGAAGGACAAAATGCCGAAGCTGCATACAGAACAATGAGCGATGCCCTAAAACAGAGTGGACGCCCTATCGTTTTCAGTATCTGCGAGTGGGGTGAAAATCAGCCTTGGAAATGGGGGAAAGGAATAGGACATCTTTGGAGAGTTACTCCGGACATTCGCGACTGCTATCAATGTAAATTTGACTGGGGCGGTGTGGGAGTTCTAGAGATTATAGATATCATGGCAGAGCTCTATCCTTATGCCGGTCCCGGACACTGGAACGACGCGGAAATGCTGGAAATAGGGAATGGTGGAATGACAAAAGACGAATATATCACCCATTTTTCGATGTGGGCCATGCTTGCCGCTCCATTGATGGCGGGCAATGATTTACGTTCGATGAACCAAGAGACCAAAGAAATTCTCACTAACAAGGAAGTAATAGCTGTAAACCAAGATTCTTTAGGAAATCAAGCACGCAGATTTATGGACATGGGCGATCATGAAATATGGGCCAAAGAATTAAGCAACGGTGAAACAGCGATATGCTTTTTAAATAGAGGAGAAAGCAGTTGGAAATTAAACTACGATTGGGAGAAAAACACCATTTATTATATGCAGTCCATAAACATGAATAAGAAAGAATATTCTATACGAGATTTATGGCAACATAAAAGTATAGGAACGACTCGAACAAAACTTATAATGGAACTACCTGCGCATGGAAGCCTTTTAGTTCGCTTAACGCCTAAAAACTAA